One stretch of Ipomoea triloba cultivar NCNSP0323 chromosome 8, ASM357664v1 DNA includes these proteins:
- the LOC116027960 gene encoding glutathione S-transferase U17-like has product MAGSDVKLVGIRPCPYVNRAQIALNLKSVEHEFIEVNPYTDRDMLVKLNPVHKKIPVLIHEEKSVCESLIVVQYIDEVWTNGTAILPYDPYDRAIALFWASYIEEKWSPLLGELRKAEGEEEKAKVMEKIGQGMALLEEAFLKCSKGKAFFGGDSIGYVDIALGGFLGWIKATEILAGRKILDGEKTAGLVGWSERFLLDKAVKDVIMEPEKLAEIYQRFQAAKAN; this is encoded by the exons ATGGCTGGAAGTGATGTCAAGCTTGTAGGTATAAGGCCTTGCCCTTATGTGAACCGGGCGCAAATCGCCCTCAACCTGAAGTCTGTAGAACATGAATTTATCGAGGTGAATCCATACACTGACAGAGACATGCTTGTGAAGTTGAACCCGGTTCACAAGAAAATCCCGGTTTTGATCCATGAAGAGAAGTCAGTCTGTGAATCCTTGATCGTTGTTCAATACATTGACGAGGTCTGGACTAATGGCACCGCCATTCTCCCTTACGATCCCTATGATCGCGCCATTGCACTTTTCTGGGCATCCTATATCGAGGAAAAG tggTCTCCATTACTGGGAGAGCTTAGGAAGGCagaaggggaagaagaaaaggcaaaagtaatggAGAAAATAGGGCAAGGGATGGCATTACTGGAAGAGGCTTTCCTAAAATGCAGCAAAGGGAAAGCTTTCTTTGGAGGGGATAGCATTGGGTATGTTGACATTGCTCTAGGAGGGTTCTTGGGATGGATAAAGGCGACGGAGATATTGGCTGGCCGGAAAATACTCGACGGAGAAAAAACCGCCGGGCTGGTGGGATGGTCTGAGAGGTTCTTGTTGGACAAAGCTGTTAAGGATGTGATCATGGAGCCTGAGAAACTTGCTGAGATTTATCAGAGGTTTCAAGCAGCTAAGGCAAACTAG
- the LOC116027959 gene encoding glutathione S-transferase U17-like: MATSGVKLLGVPPSPFVNRVQISLNLKSVDYELIPENPHCKSELLLKYNPVNKKIPVLVHDDKPICESLIIVQYIDDTWTSSSPSILPSDPHDRAIARFWASYIDDKWFPLLKQLQDAEGEEAKAATVGKITEGVVLLEEAFAKCSKGKAFFGGDSIGYVDIALGSCMGWVKAVEKIANFKILDETKTPALCQWAGTFLADKAVKDVILAPEKLIELFMMMQAQQKPASN; the protein is encoded by the exons ATGGCTACAAGTGGGGTTAAGCTTCTAGGAGTGCCACCAAGTCCTTTTGTTAACAGGGTGCAGATATCCCTCAACCTCAAGTCAGTTGACTATGAACTCATCCCAGAAAATCCACACTGCAAAAGTGAGCTCCTCCTCAAATACAACCCTGTTAACAAGAAAATCCCAGTTCTTGTCCATGATGATAAACCTATTTGTGAGTCACTTATCATTGTCCAATACATAGATGACACCTGGACCAGCAGCAGCCCTTCCATTCTCCCATCTGACCCCCATGATCGCGCCATAGCTCGCTTTTGGGCCAGCTATATAGATGACAAA TGGTTTCCTCTGCTAAAGCAGTTGCAGGATGCAGAAGGAGAGGAGGCAAAGGCTGCAACAGTGGGGAAAATAACCGAGGGGGTTGTGCTGCTGGAAGAGGCTTTTGCCAAATGTAGCAAAGGGAAAGCTTTCTTCGGCGGAGATAGCATTGGTTATGTTGACATTGCACTTGGATCCTGCATGGGATGGGTAAAAGCCGTAGAGAAAATTGCCAACTTCAAAATTCTTGATGAAACCAAAACGCCTGCCTTGTGTCAATGGGCAGGCACATTTTTGGCAGACAAAGCTGTTAAGGATGTTATCTTGGCGCCCGAGAAACTCATAGAGCTATTTATGATGATGCAAGCCCAACAGAAGCCAGCTTCAAACTAA
- the LOC116027316 gene encoding tetratricopeptide repeat protein 38, with product MENGSFKVDKWGYGVKTHSDSCIAAINSYYDQVLGYGRERSVIMEAPKHDPCCVLGNILAAHYISSSDPSRAPPLLEAAKSNLENASLYEKSVFEAVNYLISPNRDDDLAVELHSQLLRDFPKDLASLKRAQVLCFYMARADLSLELVEKVLPANEEENYIYGMLAFPLLELGRYADAEKAAKKGFEINSADPWTQHALCHIYQYQCCFKEAVQFMEKCSSSWGSLSSFMYTHNWWHVALCYLEGHSSLERVREVYDLHIWKELERSDSTPAEVYLNAVALLLRVHIRDAIDVFEDRLKILANRLTDKSFWYLEWHLDVLTLWALACTGEVSKAEDLLEGLKARLSKMSKKKRGLMQRGLQLAEALFQYGKGDDKAALELLEPEFDAVNYKIIGASDEQADVFNEVWIILLLNNGHATRAIEAIEKQLKKREGAVFLWRLLERAHTMLGRKEATSIGEKARALQNTYFS from the exons ATGGAGAATGGAAGTTTCAAGGTTGATAAATGGGGATATGGAGTCAAGACCCACTCAGATTCTTGTATTGCTGCAATCAACTCCTATTATGACCAG GTACTTGGCTATGGACGAGAGAGGTCAGTGATAATGGAAGCTCCTAAGCATGACCCATGTTGTGTTTTGGGTAACATTTTGGCTGCCCACTACATTTCCTCCAGTGATCCTTCTCGTGCCCCTCCGCTCCTTGAGGCTGCCAAGTCTAATCtt GAAAATGCTAGCTTGTATGAAAAATCAGTTTTTGAGGCTGTCAATTACTTGATTTCCCCAAACAGAGATGATGACTTGGCTGTAGAGTTACATTCTCAG TTGCTAAGAGATTTTCCAAAAGATTTGGCGTCTCTTAAAAGGGCTCAAGTGCTATGTTTTTATATGGCACGAGCTGATCTGTCTTTGGAACTTGTTGAAAAG GTCCTACCagcaaatgaagaagaaaattacaTATATGGAATGCTCGCATTTCCTTTACTAGAGCTTGGTCGATATGCTGATGCAGAGAAAGCTGCAAAGAAGGGGTTTGAGATCAACAGTGCAGATCCATGGACTCAACACGCA CTTTGCCATATTTATCAGTACCAGTGTTGTTTCAAGGAAGCAGTGCAATTTATGGAGAAGTGCTCAAGTTCATGGGGCTCTTTGTCATCGTTTAT GTATACGCATAATTGGTGGCATGTTGCCCTTTGTTATTTGGAAGGCCATTCTTCCTTGGAAAGAGTACGAGAAGTATATGATCTACATATCTGGAAAGAGTTGGAAAGAAGTGATTCTACGCCAGCAGAA GTATACTTGAACGCCGTTGCTTTATTACTACGAGTTCATATACGTGATGCTATTGATGTCTTTGAGGACCGTTTAAAGATACTAGCTAATCGCCTTACAGATAAA AGTTTTTGGTATCTCGAGTGGCACCTTGACGTGTTGACACTGTGGGCCTTAGCTTGCACGGGCGAAGTCTCTAAGGCAGAAGATTTACTCGAAGGTTTGAAGGCGAG ACTATCTAAAATGAGCAAGAAAAAACGAGGACTAATGCAGAGAGGATTGCAG ctCGCAGAAGCTCTCTTTCAGTACGGGAAGGGTGACGATAAAGCAGCATTGGAATTgcttgaacccgagttcgatgcaGTAAATTATAAG ATAATTGGGGCATCTGACGAACAAGCTGATGTTTTTAATGAAGTTTGGATCATCTTATTGCTGAACAATGGACATGCCACAAGAG CTATAGAAGCCATTGAGAAGCAGCTAAAGAAAAGGGAAGGAGCTGTATTCTTGTGGCGCCTTCTC GAGCGAGCCCACACAATGTTAGGGCGAAAAGAAGCCACGAGTATAGGCGAAAAGGCGAGAGCATTGCAGAACACGTACTTCAGTTAG
- the LOC116027315 gene encoding LEAF RUST 10 DISEASE-RESISTANCE LOCUS RECEPTOR-LIKE PROTEIN KINASE-like 1.5, whose translation MPPPHSAATLSLIFLIAAAAPLAHGCSPPSSAVNATSCPPFTAAPPPYPFSASPGCGHPSFQIHCSSPRPALISINNLSFSLRHYDPASASLLLSPIYPSRKTCSSGSVPERPISLSGSPFRVSDSACARLTALRPCRAVSLPNCSYCPWECKLTKNPARLLRECGSTRPDSQQGCHDDILGFLDGFLKMGVEVEWDQDEDRDPYFSGCKSCRAKNGVCGFNSSHPLKPFLCFPSLSLSPPLIKETSPNRIAMLSLVFLFMCFLIVFSVGAVIFRARNKALDSSSEDPTVVYLRRHRSATHLPPEFTYEELESSTNRFDPKRKIGDGGFGSVYLGQLHDGRIVAVKHLHKHQGAKGFSTKSFCNEILILSSITHPNLVKLHGFCSDPRGLLLVFDYVPNGTLADHLHGTKNLFRKGSLSWSLRVDIAMQIAMTMEYLHFCVVPPVVHRDITTSNIFVEKDMRVKVGDFGLSRLLVCSDPGVQSGHSSGEVWTGPQGTPGYLDPDYYRSFRLNEKSDVYSFGVVLLELITGMKAVDQTREKSEMTLADMVVPKIQMGALHQVLDPVLVVDGEAKEGVGAVAELAFRCVAADKDDRPDAREVAAELRRIRSRARGSGVLRTSNSSNAVVPDGAGLIID comes from the coding sequence ATGCCGCCACCGCATTCCGCTGCCACCCTCTCCCTAATATTTCtcatcgccgccgccgccccGCTAGCCCACGGTTGCTCGCCGCCGTCCTCCGCCGTCAACGCCACCTCATGCCCGCCCTTCACCGCCGCTCCCCCTCCTTACCCCTTCTCCGCCTCGCCCGGCTGCGGCCACCCGTCATTCCAAATCCACTGCTCCTCCCCTCGCCCCGCTCTCATCTCCATTAACAATCTCTCCTTCTCTCTTCGCCACTACGACCCGGCCTCCGCCTCCCTGCTCCTCTCCCCTATCTACCCGTCTCGCAAGACCTGCTCCTCCGGGTCGGTTCCCGAGCGGCCCATTTCGCTCTCCGGGTCGCCCTTCCGGGTCTCCGACTCGGCCTGCGCCCGCTTAACGGCCCTCCGCCCTTGCCGGGCCGTTAGTCTCCCTAACTGCAGTTACTGCCCGTGGGAGTGTAAGCTTACTAAGAACCCAGCTCGGCTCCTCCGCGAGTGTGGATCCACGCGTCCGGATTCTCAGCAGGGCTGCCATGACGATATCCTCGGATTCCTCGATGGGTTCCTGAAAATGGGGGTTGAGGTTGAGTGGGACCAAGATGAAGACCGAGACCCTTATTTTTCCGGCTGTAAATCTTGTAGAGCTAAGAATGGCGTTTGTGGGTTTAATTCATCACATCCGTTGAAACCTTTTCTGTGTTTCCCATCTCTCTCGCTATCGCCTCCATTGATTAAGGAAACAAGCCCTAATCGAATCGCAATGCTGAGCTTAGTGTTCCTTTTCATGTGTTTTCTCATCGTTTTCTCCGTCGGAGCTGTGATTTTCCGGGCGAGAAACAAAGCCCTAGATTCCTCTTCCGAAGATCCCACCGTCGTTTACCTCCGCCGCCACCGCTCCGCCACTCATCTCCCGCCGGAATTCACCTACGAAGAGCTCGAATCCTCCACCAATCGCTTCGATCCGAAACGCAAGATCGGAGATGGCGGCTTCGGCTCGGTCTACTTGGGGCAGCTCCACGATGGCCGAATCGTGGCCGTTAAACATCTCCACAAGCATCAAGGGGCGAAAGGCTTTTCCACCAAATCTTTCTGCAATGAGATTCTCATTTTGTCCTCTATTACTCATCCGAATTTAGTGAAGCTCCATGGGTTTTGCAGTGACCCGAGGGGGCTTCTTTTGGTGTTCGATTATGTCCCCAATGGAACCCTAGCGGATCATCTTCACGGGACCAAGAATTTGTTCAGGAAAGGGTCGTTATCGTGGAGTCTTAGAGTGGATATTGCAATGCAGATAGCTATGACTATGGAGTACCTCCATTTTTGTGTGGTTCCGCCTGTGGTTCATAGGGATATCACTACCTCGAATATTTTTGTGGAGAAAGATATGAGGGTGAAAGTTGGGGATTTCGGGCTATCCCGGCTGTTGGTTTGCTCGGATCCCGGGGTTCAATCCGGGCATTCGTCCGGGGAGGTTTGGACCGGTCCTCAGGGGACTCCGGGCTACTTGGATCCGGATTACTACAGGTCGTTCCGGCTGAATGAGAAGAGCGATGTGTATAGCTTCGGGGTAGTTTTGTTGGAGCTGATAACGGGGATGAAAGCTGTGGATCAGACGAGGGAGAAGAGCGAGATGACATTGGCTGATATGGTGGTGCCCAAGATTCAAATGGGGGCGTTGCACCAGGTGCTGGACCCGGTCCTGGTGGTTGACGGGGAGGCCAAGGAAGGCGTTGGCGCTGTGGCCGAGCTTGCGTTCCGGTGTGTGGCTGCGGACAAGGATGATCGGCCCGACGCTAGGGAGGTGGCAGCCGAGCTACGGCGGATCAGGAGCCGTGCCCGGGGGAGTGGCGTTTTGAGGACTTCCAATTCCAGCAATGCTGTGGTTCCTGATGGAGCTGGGCTAATAATTGACTGA